The Penicillium psychrofluorescens genome assembly, chromosome: 2 nucleotide sequence AGTGCGATCAATGCCCGCAAAGTTTCAATCGCAATCACGACCTCAAGCGACATAAGCGGATCCATCTGGCCGTTAAACCGTTTCCTTGCAAACACTGTGACAAGAGTTTCTCCCGCAAGGACGCATTGAAGGTACCTCTTTTCtaccccccccccccccccccccggccCCTTTGGCGTaacttttttctttttggtgTGCTGACTCCCTCTCACAGCGACATATTCTCGTCAAGGGCTGCGGCAAAGACGAAACCGATGATCGAAACCTGAGTGGGACTGCCGACGAATCGGTCAAGAGCAGCGGATTGAGTGAGGACGGGAGCCCGATCATGAATGGACATGTCTGACGGGTTGGACCGACCTCGTTTCTACATTTTGTGCATTTCCATCTCTCACAAACCTCCATTCGTGTATGTATGTGGAGACCACTAAGATGGAGAGTGTATCTACAGTACAGGCCTCGGGAGTCGGGGTTTGAtggctttttcttttttccatttATTGTTTGGCGAAGGGTGTGTTGTTTGTGTTTCTGGCATTTTGGGATGATTTGTTGATTTGATCTTCTGTTGGACTACTCCATGCGCTTGTCATTAATTTTTTTAACAGCCTGATATCATGTGTGACGGATGTACTTATCccctgtttcttcttctgtgaTTTAACCGAAGCGAGCGATGAACTGATAGCCCGGTGTCTCGGCTACTGGTGTGTTTTTCTCAGGTATATATGGCCATTCTTGCATCCTGTTCAGACCCACCCAGCCGGAGAATTTCTAGAACCAGTCGCCTTCTAGCGTAGACAACGGTGTACCACGGTGGCTGATCCCACCATCCCCTCCAACCCCCAAAACCGCCTCTATTGAGCACTGGATCGGGCAACGTGCCCCAGTTCTCTTACTAAATCGAGATCCCGACCGCGACATGGCGGTTTCGCTTGAATAGACGCCTCCACTGCTTTTGTCTGGGCCTGATGCAGCCCGGAGATTTTATTTGGGCGAACGGCAAGTCTGCCAACATGTATGTACAACCGGGCCAGAAAAATCGACTTATATGTCAAACAGACCCCTTTCAGACATATAGAAATACGATTGTCCGCGAAATTTCCTTCCTCAATTGTATACTTGTTCATCATGGTGTCTTGCGGGTTGAATCTCAGCGCCATCCTTATACTCCTCTTCTTTGCTCGCTTCGTGGAGCAAGCCGCTGCGTTGCGCCAGCCGTCAGTGGCCATCAATGCCAGCATcgaccttgatcttcttcccTGGACATATCACATCCCCAATAGGGTTCAGAACAGAACTAGTCATGCTCGATTTGACATCCAGACACCATCCAGAACCCTTAGCCTGGAAACGTTGCTCAGTTTGGACGCACCACAGATAGATGTCGTGAACGCATCCGTCTTCGACTGGTGGTACTTTGACGCCGTGTCGGATGCTGACCCCGGCGATTCGCTAGTCGtcaccttcttcacctcgtcgGCAGCTGCATTCCCGTTCCTGAGCGCGAACGAGTCTTCCGTTCTCATTGCGTACCTGTGGGCATCGTTTGCCAATGGCACCGTCTTTGCGGATTTCATCCCGGCCACCGTGGCCACCGTTGTCGGCGGAACAAGCAATGTGTCCAGCACGGGCCAGTGGGCATCATCGGGCTTCAGCTGGGCCTCTCGTCAGAGCAACCTGTCTCAGTATGCGATCACCATCAATTCGAAGGAAATGCAAGTTGACGGGCGGTTTACTCTGACTTCGGTAGGTGATGAGAATGCATGCACTCTACATTGGTATAGATCAAGTATTGACACTACGAGACAGCGTGCCCCTCTTCATCTGCCGTGTGGAATCCAGGAAGGAACAACTACTCTCGAGATCGCACCCCATATTGGATGGGCTAACCTCGTTCCCGAAGCCACGGGCATGGTTGACCTGACAATCCATGGTTCGCCGCTGAGGTTCCAGGGCCCCGGGTATCACGATAAGGTAAGGACAACATCCCTTTCACGTCCTGTCTTCCCATTCCTAACAATAGTCAGAACTGGTCGGATCGCCCTTTCATGGAATCGGTCCGGAGCTGGTACTGGGGCCATGGCCGCCTGGGACCGTATTCCCTTGTGTGGTTCAGCTACCTCGCCCTGAACGACCCCACCAACGCAACCTACGTGAGCAGCTAcgtcgccaaggatggccaAGCGATTGTCTCATCCTGTAATACATCGCTTCTCGAAGTCCGTCCGGTAGGTAGAGTGGGAACTACCGGTGGGCGATACCCACCTCACGTTGGGGATGTCCCAGAAGGATTCCGACTGCAGTTCGACTTGGGGACAGAGGGTTTGCTGAAGGTAAACGTCTCTGCGGGAACTGTGGTTGCAGGTGATGGAGAGTATTATATGCGATGGACTGGAAATATGACCGGGACTATCATGAAGAGCGAGAGTGGACAGCAAGATGCGTGCGCTGCAGGTGGCACGAAGGCGCCTCCCGTCTCACAGCCCTCGTTGCTGGCTGGAGTTGCAGCATTCGAACAGTTTGCACCGGTAGAATAACGGGTTGATATGTAGACTCATGTAGACTGTAGACTCTGTGTGGTCTTCGACATGTGGGCCTAGGGATATTTCTCACTGATGACATTGTTCAATTGGATATCGATATTGCACTAAAGAGATAGAGGAAAACCACCAGTAGAAATTGCCACAGTTTAAGCAATTCCAGAAAAAGACAAATCCAATCAAGGGGTATCTCGCGTGGCGCGCGAAGGGAAGGGGTTCATCAAAGAGCACGTAGAAGAAACTAGTGAAGCATTCTCCTGTCTCTCAACCACATCTAGTTCATCTGGGTCTGCTTCCACTCATCTAGCAGACCACAGTAGTCTTCCGGGCCGTACGGATAGAAGCATTGCGCCCACAGGCCCTGCTTGCGCTCGGGCGACAGACCCAGGTCGCGGAGCAGGAAGTCGATGTAAGGAATAGCATCGAACACAAAGTCCGGGTTACGGCGGCCAAAGCCCGCTGGGTAGCGATACTTGCCAAACTCCGAATGCAAGGCAATCTCCCAGGCGAGATCCAGATCAGAATCCTCTCCGCCAGCCTTGCCATCCGAGATGGTCGCGCACAATGCAGGTGGGCAGCGCTCGAGGGCAGCGGGCGTGAGTTGACCGCCGAAGTAGGCTGCGATCCACAATGCCTGGGTTTGTGCGACCAGGGTCGTGTTGAAGTTCATGGTCACACCCATAAAGGCCAGCGAGCGCTCCTTGAGCAAAGCCAATGGCACCATGAACCGCGTCAACCGGAACGGGTGCGGTACGGCCGCCTCTGCCTGGTCATCAAGGGGTCGAAACTGAGGATTTGGTCGAGGCTGATCGCGGAGCCGTGGGAATCGgcgcaggatctcctcgtcggcggcctggACGAGCGCATCATCCAGCGGATCGGCACTCCACGGGAACCCCAGCTCGCGGTCGATGCCCTCCGGCAAAAATTGCAGGTTGGGTGT carries:
- a CDS encoding uncharacterized protein (ID:PFLUO_003352-T1.cds;~source:funannotate) → MVSCGLNLSAILILLFFARFVEQAAALRQPSVAINASIDLDLLPWTYHIPNRVQNRTSHARFDIQTPSRTLSLETLLSLDAPQIDVVNASVFDWWYFDAVSDADPGDSLVVTFFTSSAAAFPFLSANESSVLIAYLWASFANGTVFADFIPATVATVVGGTSNVSSTGQWASSGFSWASRQSNLSQYAITINSKEMQVDGRFTLTSRAPLHLPCGIQEGTTTLEIAPHIGWANLVPEATGMVDLTIHGSPLRFQGPGYHDKNWSDRPFMESVRSWYWGHGRLGPYSLVWFSYLALNDPTNATYVSSYVAKDGQAIVSSCNTSLLEVRPVGRVGTTGGRYPPHVGDVPEGFRLQFDLGTEGLLKVNVSAGTVVAGDGEYYMRWTGNMTGTIMKSESGQQDACAAGGTKAPPVSQPSLLAGVAAFEQFAPVE